Proteins from a single region of Hordeum vulgare subsp. vulgare chromosome 6H, MorexV3_pseudomolecules_assembly, whole genome shotgun sequence:
- the LOC123401969 gene encoding uncharacterized protein LOC123401969 produces the protein MLRLRERMVSHLPSSPSTSPICSLFRRLLSASAPPSNSPNQGFAVEEYLVHTCGLTRPQALKASKKLSHLNSPANPEAVLAFLAGLGLSGADAAAVVAKDPLFLCAGVETTLAHNVDGLTGLGLSRPEIARLASLVQDSFRCRSIVSKLQYHLPLFGSSENLFRALTKSPRLLKFNLGKVVMPNVAFLQECGLDCRSIAKLCIREPRMLTANPDRVRAMAACAERLGVPRGSGMFREALQAVAFRSEGNITAKVDYLKRTFSWSDAEVLIAFSAAPMLLRRSKYILRRSFEFLVSEAGLQPGYIAHCPVILYYSLEGRVKPRCYVLKFLKENGLVDRHLSFCYVVKMTEKVFVEKLISPHKEAVPHLAQDYATACKGEVPTNFGFT, from the coding sequence ATGCTCCGTCTCCGGGAGCGCATGGTTTCTCATCTCCCCTCTTCTCCATCCACCTCTCCCATCTGCTCCCTCTTCCGCCGGCTCCTCTCCGCCAGCGCGCCGCCGTCCAACTCCCCAAACCAAGGATTCGCCGTGGAGGAGTACCTCGTCCACACCTGCGGCCTCACCCGGCCCCAGGCCCTCAAGGCCTCCAAGAAGCTCTCGCACCTCAACTCCCCCGCCAACCCCGAAGCCGTCCTCGCCTTCCTCGCCGGCCTCGGCCTCTCCGGCGCCGACGCCGCGGCCGTCGTCGCCAAAGACCCGCTTTTTCTCTGCGCCGGCGTGGAGACAACCCTAGCACACAACGTCGACGGGCTGACCGGCCTCGGCCTGTCGCGTCCTGAGATCGCCCGCCTCGCCTCGCTCGTCCAAGACAGCTTCCGCTGCAGATCCATCGTCTCCAAGCTGCAGTACCACCTGCCCCTCTTCGGCTCCTCCGAGAACCTCTTCCGTGCTCTAACCAAGAGCCCCCGCTTGCTCAAGTTCAACCTCGGCAAGGTGGTCATGCCCAATGTCGCGTTTCTGCAGGAGTGCGGGCTAGATTGTCGCAGTATTGCCAAGCTGTGTATCCGTGAGCCAAGGATGCTGACCGCCAACCCCGACCGCGTCCGGGCGATGGCGGCATGTGCCGAAAGATTGGGTGTGCCCAGGGGCTCTGGTATGTTCAGGGAGGCACTGCAGGCTGTCGCGTTCCGCAGTGAGGGGAACATCACCGCAAAAGTGGACTACCTGAAGAGGACCTTCAGCTGGTCTGATGCTGAGGTTCTCATTGCTTTCTCTGCAGCTCCAATGCTGCTGAGGAGGTCAAAATACATCCTACGGCGTAGCTTCGAGTTCCTGGTCTCCGAGGCGGGCTTGCAACCGGGGTACATTGCTCATTGCCCGGTCATCCTCTATTATAGCCTGGAGGGCCGGGTCAAGCCCCGGTGCTATGTTCTAAAGTTCCTCAAGGAAAATGGATTGGTAGATCGTCACCTGAGCTTCTGTTATGTGGTCAAGATGACTGAGAAGGTATTTGTCGAGAAACTCATATCCCCTCACAAGGAAGCTGTACCACACCTCGCTCAAGACTATGCAACCGCTTGCAAAGGTGAGGTGCCAACTAATTTCGGATTTACTTGA